CTAGCTAAAACAATAATTGCAAGATCATCTTTAACTAAAGCAGTATTCCCGTCACCATCATCTTGAACTGTAAAACCGTCAGGAACTGTAAAAGTTGCCCCGTCAGGTAAAGTAAGATCTTCAGCAGCCACCATACCTACAGTAATTGCAGCTACAACACACAAAAGCAATGCAACCACTATTTTTGAATTTAACTTCATTTAAATCATTATCTCCAAATTATTAAAAATAATTTACTTTTATTCTAATAAAAATGTATAAAATTCAAAAATTAAAAACATCTTTTTAAATTCATTGCATTTCCATTTTTATTGAATATCTATGTTTTAATATATTTCAAGTAAAAAACACGATTATTTCATCAATTCAGCTAAAAAAAACAGAATTTTTCAATAAATCCTTATGAAAAAGGATTATTATATAAAATTTACTGCCATTAAAAATATTAATAGTTTGGCAAAAATCAGATGGTGTTAAATATTGATTTAATCACCCTAACACCAATTATAAACATTTTCTTTAAAAAAAAGTAAAAATTTGTAAAAAATAAAAGCAGCTATGAAAAATAGCTGCTTAATGTACTAATAAAACATCTTTTTTAAAGGAGTGAATAACTTTTTCAGCTACACTTCCAATAAAGAATTTTGTAACTCTACCTTTACCAGATGATGAAATAGCTATTAATCCAACATCCTCTTCTTCTGCAACTTTAACAATAGTTTCTGCAGGAAAACCAACAAGAACTTTAGTTGTAACATTAAGATTTGGATCAAATTTAGCTTTCATTTTATCCACATTAAATTGAGCTTCATCTAAGAAAGATTGATTTAATTTATCAATATCTTCTTTACTTTGGAATTGGTGTGGAGTCAATTCAGATGCAACTGACAATATGATGATTTCACCATCTTCAGCAAGTAAATCTCCAACTTTTTCAACTTCTTTTTCTGCAGCTTCTGATCCATCAGTAGGAACTAAAATTTTTTTATACATAATTTTTCACCTCATGAAAAATGTTTAGTTCATGCATTTTTTATTTTAATTTAAACTATTTAATAAATATTATGAAAATAATTTTTAGCTATAGAAGTAATTTATTATAATAATTAAGAAAACCCGGAATTTGTACAATATCACAAATTAAAAGCTGAAAAATAAAATTTAGCCAGTCAAATAGACAAAAAACAATGTTTTTATGAAATTTTTCTTAAAAAAAAGTTAAAAGCTATAGAATTAACTATAGCCAAGTTAAATAAATCTAAACGATTCCTTGAGCATTCATTGCATCTACTACTTTTTCAAAACCAGCTATGTTTGCACCGACTACGTAATTTTTCTCAAATCCATAGGTTTTAGCTGCTTCATCAACATTAGCAAAGATGTTTTCCATAATGACTTTAAGTCTTTTATCAACTTTATCAAAGTCCCATGAGAATCTTTGAGAGTTTTGAGCCATTTCTAATGCAGAAGTAGCTACACCACCAGCATTGGAAGCTTTTCCTGGTCCAAATAATACATCATTGTCTTGTAAGTATTCAGTAGCTTCAATAGAAGTAGGCATGTTTGCACCTTCAGCAACTGCAACAACACCATTAGCTACTAACTGTTTAGCATCATCTAAAAGTAATTCGTTTTGAGTTGCACATGGAAGAGCAATATCACATTTAACAGACCATACACCTTTACCTTCGTGATATTCTGCACTTGGTCTTGCTTCAGCATATTCAGTTAGTCTTGCACGTTTTACTTCTTTTACTTCTTTTACTTCTTTTAATAATTCTACATCAATTCCTTCAGGATCATAAATCCAACCGGTAGAATCAGAACAGGTTACAGGATTACCGCCTAATTGTTGTGCTTTTTCAATAGCATAAATAGCTACATTACCTGCACCGGATACTGCAATAGTTTTTCCTTTAATATCAATGTCATTTGCTTTTAACATTGCATCAGTAAAGTATAATA
This genomic stretch from Methanobrevibacter smithii ATCC 35061 harbors:
- the gdhA gene encoding NADP-specific glutamate dehydrogenase; the protein is MSYVDDVIELTVKQNPSEPEFHQAVKEVLESLRVVIEANEEEYKKNALLERLVNPERQLKFRVPWVDDNGQVQVNTGYRVQFNSAIGPYKGGLRFHPSVNVGIIKFLGFEQIFKNSLTGLAIGGGKGGSDFDPKGKSDREIMAFCQSFMTELFKYIGADTDVPAGDIGVGGREIGFLYGQYKRIRGLSEGVLTGKALSYGGSLARTEATGYGLLYFTDAMLKANDIDIKGKTIAVSGAGNVAIYAIEKAQQLGGNPVTCSDSTGWIYDPEGIDVELLKEVKEVKEVKRARLTEYAEARPSAEYHEGKGVWSVKCDIALPCATQNELLLDDAKQLVANGVVAVAEGANMPTSIEATEYLQDNDVLFGPGKASNAGGVATSALEMAQNSQRFSWDFDKVDKRLKVIMENIFANVDEAAKTYGFEKNYVVGANIAGFEKVVDAMNAQGIV
- a CDS encoding universal stress protein; the encoded protein is MYKKILVPTDGSEAAEKEVEKVGDLLAEDGEIIILSVASELTPHQFQSKEDIDKLNQSFLDEAQFNVDKMKAKFDPNLNVTTKVLVGFPAETIVKVAEEEDVGLIAISSSGKGRVTKFFIGSVAEKVIHSFKKDVLLVH